GACTGCAGCTCGAAACGGAAGCCTATGAAGTCGTCATTCCGACTGCCGATCGTCAGGAAGCGCTACAAGCCTTCGCTGAAAAACGACCACCACGCTTTGAAGGAAGATGAGGATGGTCGACGTTTGAAATAACCCGTATACTAACGATACACACTATGAACGACTGAAGAGAGAGTGAATACCATGAGTGCGAACACCCAATCAATGATCTTTACGATTTACGGGGATTATATCCGTCATTACGGCAATCAAATCTGGGTCGGGAGTTTAATTCGACTCGTCAAAGAGTTTGGACATAACGAACAAGCGGTCCGGGTCGCGGTATCCCGGATGGTCAAACAAGGCTGGCTCGTCTCCGAGAAGCAGGGGAGTAAAAGCTTCTATTCGTTGACGCCACGTGGGGTGGAGCGGATGGAAGAAGCAGCGCGCCGGATCTATAAATCAACACCGCACGACTGGGACGGAAAATGGCGAACGTTGATGTACACGATTCCTGAGGATAAGCGGCAGATTCGCGACGAACTCCGTAAAGAACTGACGTGGAGTGGGTTTGGCAACTTATCAAACGGGGTTTGGATTTCACCGAATCCGCTTGAAAAAGAGGCGGAACGATTGATTGAAGCATACGAAATCGAAGAGTATGT
This window of the Exiguobacterium acetylicum genome carries:
- the paaX gene encoding phenylacetic acid degradation operon negative regulatory protein PaaX, with the protein product MSANTQSMIFTIYGDYIRHYGNQIWVGSLIRLVKEFGHNEQAVRVAVSRMVKQGWLVSEKQGSKSFYSLTPRGVERMEEAARRIYKSTPHDWDGKWRTLMYTIPEDKRQIRDELRKELTWSGFGNLSNGVWISPNPLEKEAERLIEAYEIEEYVDFFVGEYYGPKQDQSLVERAFPLEELQERYETFITDYSRQYIVHQSQLQLGEMTDEQCFVERTMLVHEYRKFLFTDPGLPQELLPDAWSGHHAALLFEQYYRLLAQPASRFFESIFEETHDVSQRSASYDATEHPLFAER